One window from the genome of Stegostoma tigrinum isolate sSteTig4 chromosome 27, sSteTig4.hap1, whole genome shotgun sequence encodes:
- the LOC125464420 gene encoding gap junction gamma-2 protein has protein sequence MGDWSLLSHLLKEVQNHSTVVGKIWLTMLLIFRILLVTLVGDAIYGDEQSKFTCNTRQPGCNNVCYDTFAPISHLRFWIFQIVLVSTPSIFYIVYVLHKITKDEKYEMDKMDKDDEIEHIKSDGNNDPTYLSSKVLTVYIIHVILRAVMEIIFLLGQYYLYGFTVPCLFVCWIYPCPTKTDCFISRGTEKTIFLNFMFCVSLACFLLNIVELHYLGWIYIARFLKQGSDNLSSQAAISFESESVECTTICQDEKECGKLQHGKINMPGTSKKAWV, from the exons ATGGGTGATTGGTCATTACTTAGCCATCTTCTAAAGGAAGTTCAGAATCATTCCACAGTGGTTGGGAAGATTTGGTTGACAATGTTGCTGATTTTTCGTATTTTGTTGGTCACACTAGTGGGTGATGCAATATATGGTGATGAGCAATCTAAGTTTACCTGTAACACCCGCCAGCCAGGCTGTAATAATGTTTGCTATGACACCTTCGCTCCTATTTCTCACCTGAGGTTCTGGATTTTCCAAATTGTTCTGGTTTCAACACCATCCATTTTCTACATTGTGTACGTTCTGCATAAAATAACAAAAGATGAAAAATATGAAATGGACAAAAT GGATAAAGATGATGAAATAGAGCATATTAAAAGCGATGGAAACAATGATCCAACCTATCTTTCAAGTAAGGTTTTAACTGTATACATTATACATGTAATACTGAGAGCAGTTATGGAAATAATATTTTTGCTGGGACAGTATTACCTTTATGGATTTACTGTTccatgtttgtttgtgtgttggaTCTATCCATGTCCAACCAAAACAGACTGCTTCATATCCAGAGGCACAGAAAAGACCATCTTTTTGAACTTCATGTTTTGTGTTAGTCTTGCATGTTTTTTGCTAAACATTGTTGAGCTCCATTATTTGGGTTGGATTTATATTGCAC GATTTCTGAAGCAGGGATCAGATAACCTTTCAAGTCAGGCAGCAATTTCATTTGAATCTGAATCAGTAGAATGCACAACAATATGTCAGGATGAAAAGGAATGTGGCAAGTTGCAACATGGAAAAATAAATATGCCTGGAACAAGCAAGAAAGCTTGGGTTTAA
- the crybb1l3 gene encoding crystallin, beta B1, like 3, producing the protein MSHTGMQGSIGSHSASSLRTNRMIIYEYENFQGRRMDINTECRNICDQGFDKVGSIRVECGPWVGFEQQNFCGEMFMLEKGEYPRWDSWSNSYRTDCMMSFRPVRMDGQDHKICLHECANFDGRKMEICDEDIPSLWAYGFQDRVASIKVIGGTWVGYEYPGYRGYQYVLECGSYKHWNEWGAQQPLIQSMRRVKDQQWYKRGCFEFIN; encoded by the exons ATGTCTCACACTGGAATGCAGGGTAGCATTGGAAGCCATTCTGCTTCAAGTCTTCGCACTAACAGG ATGATCATTTATGAGTATGAAAACTTCCAAGGTCGCAGAATGGATATCAATACAGAGTGCAGAAACATCTGCGATCAGGGCTTCGATAAAGTGGGGTCGATCCGTGTTGAATGTGGACC GTGGGTGGGTTTTGAACAGCAGAACTTCTGTGGTGAGATGTTCATGCTGGAGAAAGGAGAATATCCTCGTTGGGATTCCTGGTCCAATAGCTATCGCACTGACTGTATGATGTCTTTCAGACCTGTGAGAATG GATGGGCAGGACCATAAAATTTGCCTTCATGAATGTGCTAACTTTGATGGAAGAAAAATGGAGATCTGCGATGAGGACATTCCCAGTCTATGGGCTTATGGTTTCCAGGACAGAGTTGCCAGTATTAAAGTAATTGGTGGAAC ATGGGTTGGCTATGAATATCCAGGCTACAGGGGATATCAATACGTGCTAGAATGTGGATCATACAAACACTGGAATGAATGGGGTGCTCAACAACCTTTGATTCAGTCCATGCGCCGTGTGAAGGACCAACAATGGTACAAGAGAGGTTGCTTTGAGTTTATAAACTAA